A window of the Gemmatirosa kalamazoonensis genome harbors these coding sequences:
- a CDS encoding S41 family peptidase, with protein MLHVAPLLALLALAERQPTPSCTAQLAWTTAFAARNYAGFDDKVTAARRPAYDALLDTLRASSARAATSADCDAVLRRWTAFFGDGHLGFTRRAAAPASPAASPSDDEVRARYASWEQRALDEPTARARLTASGARRDAAEGVWESLDGRYRVAALRDATSGDVVMTVLAADSVWWMPGQVKARLARDTGGVYAARFYMRDHSEQRWTARVVGNVLTFSGGGTWVRRWPVGAGDRTPEQLRASLNTRFAARELWPGTVLVQIPTFNDPRGIDSLFAAEGARIRAAERLVVDVRGNGGGSDYNYRELLPLVYTGPIKVVGMMALATDDNIRANEALAADTTFPEGQRAGLRANVARMKASRGGWWIGNDGETTFDSVRTLPRRVAILVDRGCASSCEQFLLAARQSAKVTLYGERSAGILDYANVRRAEMPGGDLVLNYPTTKSKRVAAGQGIDGVGIAPQVRIPVAEWEAIEWVRREIERGRP; from the coding sequence ATGCTCCACGTCGCGCCGCTGCTCGCCCTCCTCGCCCTCGCCGAGCGTCAGCCGACGCCGAGCTGCACCGCGCAGCTCGCGTGGACCACCGCCTTCGCGGCGCGCAACTACGCCGGCTTCGACGACAAGGTCACCGCCGCCCGACGACCGGCGTACGACGCGCTGCTCGACACGCTGCGCGCATCGTCGGCGCGGGCGGCGACGTCGGCCGACTGCGACGCGGTGCTCCGCCGCTGGACCGCGTTCTTCGGCGACGGACACCTCGGGTTCACGCGCCGCGCCGCCGCACCCGCGTCGCCGGCCGCGTCGCCGAGCGACGACGAGGTGCGCGCACGGTACGCGTCGTGGGAGCAGCGCGCCCTCGACGAGCCGACGGCGCGCGCCCGGCTCACCGCGTCCGGCGCGCGGCGCGACGCGGCGGAGGGAGTGTGGGAGTCGCTCGACGGTCGCTATCGCGTGGCCGCGCTGCGCGACGCGACGAGCGGCGACGTGGTGATGACGGTCCTCGCCGCCGACTCGGTGTGGTGGATGCCGGGGCAGGTGAAGGCGCGGCTCGCGCGCGACACGGGCGGCGTGTACGCGGCGCGCTTCTACATGCGCGACCACTCGGAGCAGCGATGGACGGCACGCGTCGTCGGGAACGTGCTCACGTTCTCCGGCGGCGGGACGTGGGTGCGCCGCTGGCCGGTGGGCGCGGGCGATCGCACGCCGGAGCAGCTCCGCGCGTCGCTCAACACGCGCTTCGCCGCGCGCGAGCTGTGGCCGGGCACGGTGCTCGTGCAGATCCCGACGTTCAACGATCCCCGCGGCATCGACTCGCTGTTCGCCGCGGAGGGCGCGCGGATCCGCGCGGCGGAGCGGCTCGTCGTCGACGTGCGCGGCAACGGCGGCGGCTCGGACTACAACTATCGCGAGCTGCTGCCGCTGGTGTACACCGGCCCGATCAAGGTCGTCGGCATGATGGCGCTCGCGACCGACGACAACATCCGCGCGAACGAGGCGCTCGCCGCCGACACCACGTTCCCCGAGGGGCAGCGCGCGGGGCTGCGGGCGAACGTCGCACGAATGAAAGCGAGCCGCGGCGGATGGTGGATCGGCAACGACGGCGAGACGACGTTCGACTCCGTGCGTACGCTGCCGCGCCGCGTGGCGATCCTCGTCGACCGGGGCTGCGCCAGCTCGTGCGAGCAGTTCCTGCTCGCCGCGCGGCAGAGCGCCAAGGTGACGCTCTACGGCGAGCGCAGCGCGGGGATCCTCGACTACGCGAACGTGCGCCGCGCGGAGATGCCGGGCGGGGATCTCGTGCTGAACTACCCGACGACGAAGTCGAAGCGCGTGGCCGCGGGGCAGGGGATCGACGGCGTGGGGATCGCGCCGCAGGTGCGGATCCCGGTGGCGGAGTGGGAGGCGATCGAGTGGGTCAGACGGGAGATCGAGCGCGGCCGACCCTGA